The following nucleotide sequence is from Pelomicrobium methylotrophicum.
CGCTGGAGGAGGCATTCCCGAACCTGCCCTTCGTCTGGCCTGAGACCAGCGCCGGGGACCGCCACGTGTTCCTGCTTCACTACGAAGATCTTTCCGCCGGCTGATCGGTCAGTCGCAGCCAGAACGGTTGTGCCGGCGTCCGGCCGGCCGTCGCACTCCGCCGCCTTTGTCTCCTCTCCCAACAAACCGCTGGCGGTTCGAAGGCTTGACGGTCGCGGGGCTACGACGGTTTGATGAAAGCCCCTCGGCGCGCCCAGCGCTTTGCGCCAGGGCCCCCAATCCCACCTCTTCGAGCAGCGCCTTCACTTCGTCCGGTGTCAGTTCCAGGCAGCGGCCTCGTCCCAGCTTGGGGGGCAACACCAGAGGGCCGAAGCGGATCCGGATGAGCCGGCTCACCTCGTGGCCCACCGCGGCGATGAGGCGACGCACTTCCCGGTATCGCCCCTCGCGCAGGGTGATGCGGTACCAGACGTTGGTTCCCGAACCACCCGCATCCTCCAGCGACTCGACCCGGGCCACGCCGTCTTCGAGCCGCACGCCGGCGAGCAGTCGGCGCTTGGCTTCCTCGCTGAGCGCCCCACGCACCCGTACGGCGTATTCCCGCTCGACGGCGTAGCGGGGATGCATGAGACGGTTGGCGAGCTCGCCCGAGGTGGTGAAGACCAGCAACCCTTCGGTGTTGTAGTCAAGCCGCCCCACCGGCACCCAGCGGGCGCCGTGCAGCGGCGGGAGGTGGTCGAACACGCTCGGCCTGCCCTCGGGGTCGTGGCGGCTGACGATTCTCCCGGCTGGCTTGTGATACAGGAGGACCCGCACCTCCCGCGCTTGCTGCACGCGCAGGGTGCGCCCGCCCACCCGCACTTTGTCGCCCGGCTTGACGCGGGTTCCCAGCACGGCTGGGTGGCCGTTCACGGTCACCCAGCCCTGGCGGATCCAGTCCTCGATTTCCCGGCGCGAACCGAAACCCGCCTGCGCCAGGACTTTCTGCAGCCGCTCTCCTGTCGTGGCACCCGTCATCAAACGTCCCGCCGTTCCCGCACCGCCTGAGCCAGCGTGCCCGCGTCCACGTGCTCCAGCTCCCCGCCCACGGGCAGTCCCCGGGCGATGCGCGTCACCTTGAGACCGTGGGTGCGCAGCAGCTCGCCGATGTAGTGGGCCGTGGCCTCGCCTTCCACTGTGAAGTTGGTGGCAAGGATGACTTCCCGTACCACGCCATCCTGAGCCCGCTTCAGCAGCCGGTCCAGGCGGATCTCCCGCGGACCGATGCCATCGAGGGGGGACAGGCGTCCCATGAGCACGAAGTAGAGACCCAGGTAGCATTGGGCCTGCTCCATCATCAGCAGGTCTGCCGGCGTCTCCACCACGGCGAGCAGCGTGGGATCCCGGCGCGGCGAGCGGCACAGCTCGCAGACGGGCTCTTCGGAAAAGTTGTTGCAGCGCTCGCAATGGCGGATACGCTCGAGCGCCTGCTTCAGCGCTTCGGCAAGGCGTCCCGCGCCTTGCCGGTCCCGCTGTAGCAGATGATAGGCCATGCGCTGAGCGGATTTGGGCCCGACGCCGGGCAGACAGCGCAGCGCCTGCACGAGCGCCTCAAGGCTGGAGGGGGAATTCATGGAGGAATGGGGGAAGCATGGACACGTGAAGAGGGTGGGGCGCTATTGCCTTCCTTCAAGCCCGCGCGCCAGGGGTCAACACTTCCCCTCAGCGGCCTTGACCCGTCAGAACAGCTTGAGCCCCGGCGGCAGCGCCATTCCCGCCGTCACCGCACTCATGCGCTCCTGGACCGTGGCTTCCACCCGCCGTACCGCATCGTTGACAGCGGCCGCCACCAGATCCTCGAGCATGTCCTTGTCCTCGCCGCTGACGAGACTTGGATCGATGCTCACGCGCTTGACATCGTAGCGGCAGGTCATCACCACCTTCACCATCCCGGCGCCGGAGTGCCCTTCCACTTCGAGGCTTGCCAGTTCCTCCTGGACGCGCTTCAGATTCTCCTGCATTTGCTGGGCCTGTTTCATGAGGCCGGCAATTCCACCTTTCATCCGTGTGCTCCCGAGTGTGCGTTCATTGCAGCGGCTTGATGGAGGAGTCGACCAGTCGCGCGTCAAAGTTCTCGATCAGCTCGCGCACGAAGGGGTCCTTCTCGATGGCCTCGATGGCCTTGAGCTGGCGCTCGCGCCGCTCGCGGTTCGCCATTTCGGCCGGCGTGAGCCCCGTGCCGCCGCCACAGCTGAATTTTACCCGCAGCGGCCGCCCGAAGTGTTGGCGCAAGGCAGCCGCCACCCGATCCTCGTAGCGCTTGTCCAGCAGATATCGATGCGCTTCCGGAACGCAGAGGGATATTTCCTCGTCGTTGATGCTGGCGAGCTCGCAGTGCTCGGCAAGCTGCCTCGCCATGCCGGTGAGCTGGAGCTGCGCTGTCAACTTCGCCCAGTCCACCCCCGAAAATGAACCCGGCCCGGCGGCACCCGCGCCAGGACCGGTCGCAGCCGCCCCCGTCCCGGCTGGGGCGGGCGCTCCCGAAGCCGCCGTGCAGGAGCGCGTCGCCACCCCAGGCTCCGCCCCCTGGGGCGCGAAGGCCAGCATGCGCAGCAGCGTCATGGTAAACCCCGCGTACTCGTCCGGCGCGAGATCCAGCTCGCTGCGGCCGTGGACCGCGATCTGGTAATAAAGCTGCACTTCCTCCGGGTCGAGAAGGCGCGCCAGCGCCAGCACCTGCTCCCGCTGCGGCGTGTCGTCGCCCAACGCCTCCGGCGCTGCCTGCGCCAGCGCCACCTGGGTGAGCATGGAGGCGAGGTCCTGGAGCGCCCCCTCGAAGGAAACGCTGCAGGCCTCCATGTCGTCGGCGATGCATTTCAGGCGCGCTCCGTCACCCTCCTTCACTGCCTTCAGGATGGCGTAGAGGTATTCTCCCTCCACCGCCCCCAGCATGGCCCGTACGGAAGCCTCTTCCACTTTACCGCCTCCATGGGCGATGGCCTGGTCGAGCAGGCTCAAGCCGTCCCGCAAGCTGCCTTGGGCCGCCCGCGCCAGGAGTTGCAGCGCGGCGGGCTCGAAGGCCACGCCTTCAGCCTCCAGCACCTGCCGCAACCGCTCCGCCACCAAGGGCGGCGGAATCCGCTTCAGGTTGAACTGCAGGCAGCGCGATAAGACCGTCACCGGGATCTTCTGCGGATCGGTGGTGGCGAGCACGAACTTGACGTGCTCCGGCGGCTCCTCCAACGTCTTCAGCATGGCGTTGAAGGCGTTGCGCGAGAGCATGTGCACCTCGTCGATGATGTAGACCTTGCAGCGGCCGCTCACGGGTGCGTAGAGCGCGTTCTCCAGCAGCTCGCGCATGTTGTCCACTTGGGTGTTGGAAGCGGCATCCAGCTCGATCAGGTCGACGAATCGGCCGGCATCGATCTCCCGGCAAGCCGTGCACTCGCCGCACGGGGAAGCGGTCACCCCGCGTTCGCAGTTGAGTGCCTTGGCCAGCAGCCGCGCGAGGGTGGTCTTGCCCACGCCCCGGGTCCCAGTGAAGAGGTAGGCGTGGTGCAGGCGCTGCTGCTCAAGGGCGTTCGCAAGCGCCCGCACCACATGCTCCTGCCCCACCAGCTCCTCGAAGCGGCGGGGGCGCCATTTGCGTGCGAGGACTTGGGTCACGTTGCGGTCAGAACCAGTATCCGAGCCGAAGCAGGTGGAAATTGATGCCGTTGTTCGGCGACTTGATGCCCGCGTTGGACAAGTGCTGGTACCGGTAGCTCAAATCGAAGGCATGCCGCGGTCCGAAGCGCACCCCGATGCCCAGGTGGTCACCAAACTGGAAACTGGACCCGAAGCGCCGCCGCGGACTCACCGACGTCTCGGTCAGAAAATGGATGCCGATGCCCCCCTCCAGGTACGGCGCCAAGCCGCCAGGGTGCGTCTGCCGGACGCGGAACACCGGCGTGAAGCCCACTTCCCACAACCCGGGATGGGTCCTGCCGGCGCTATCGTTGTTCCAGTAGCCCAGCTGCAGGTCCCAGTAGCCAGCCACGCGCCAGCCCCGCGTCTCGAGCCCACGCGCTTTCCAGTCCCACTGCACCCCGAGCCGGACCAAGCTCACGTCGGCGTTGGAGGAAGGGGAGTTTCCTGCCTCGATCGCCACGCCATCCACGGCCCTTGCGGGTGCGGCAAAGATCGCCATCACCACCCCCAAAAGCGGCGCAACTGTCTTTTTCACCTCCTCGTTGACCTTCCTTCCCCGTGGTCCCCTCGAAGCCGTGACGACGGCCCCGGGACGACAAAAAAGGCGGCGAGCCCGACCCCCGGCACTTGCAGAGAATAGCTGTGGCTGCTTCCTTCCGGACCTGACCAGGTTCACTATCGTGCAATGCGGGGAGGCCCGCCATGAATCGTCGTGCTGCGCCGGTCTCACGAGGCCTCCGGGGCAGCCTGCAGATCGCCCGGCCGGCGCTTATGACCCCAGCCGAAGGGGCAAACGGGGCTTGGGTTCTCCCGGCGCCCCGGGGCGACTGCCAAGAACGCCCCGTAGGGTACCACAGGCGCACCGCGCCCGCATCGACAGAGCGCAGGCAGCGGCATTCCGGGCTTTGGGGACCCGAGCGTGAGTGCTACAATACGACTGTCTTATGTCTTATATAAGAGTGGACGGTGCTCCGAGGCCCGCGCGATCGTGGCGTTCGCTTCCCGCACCGCACTAAAATGCCCCAGAACAGCCATATCCTAAAAAAAGGGCGGCGGCAGTCTTCCCTTACGACTCCATGACCCTGAAGGAGGAAAGCAATGGCGGCAATCGAGTCGGTACTCCAGGAAAAGCGGGTCTTCCCCCCCAGCGAAGCGTTCGCAAAGCAGGCCAATATCAAGGGCATGGATGCCTACCTGGCCCTGTGCAAGGAAGCCGAGCAAGACTACGAGGGATTTTGGGCCCGGCACGCCCGCGAGCAGTTGACGTGGCACAAGCCGTTCACCCAAGTCCTGGACGAGAGCAATGCCCCCTTCTACCGCTGGTTCGCCGACGGGATGTTGAACGCCTCCTACAACTGCCTCGACCGGCACCTTTCCACGCAACCGGACAAGACTGCCATCATCTTCGAGGCGGACGACGGCAAGGTCACCCGCGTATCCTACAGGGAGCTGTATCGGCGCGTGTGCCAGTTCGCCAACGGCCTGAAGTCCCTCAAGATCAGGAAGGGAGACCGGGTGGTGATCTACATGCCCATGAGCATCGAAGCGATCGTGGCCATGCAGGCGTGCGCGCGCATTGGGGCGACCCACTCGGTGGTCTTCGGGGGCTTTTCCTCCAAGAGCCTGCATGAGCGGATCACCGACGCGGGTGCCTGCGCCGTCATCACCGCTGACGAGCAGATGCGTGGCGGCCGCGCCATCCCCCTCAAGCCGGCCGTCGACGAGGCGCTCGGAATGGGCGGCTGCGAGTCGGTGAAGACGGTGGTGGTTTACAAGCGTACCGGCGCCAACGTGGCATGGCATGCCGCCCGCGATATCTG
It contains:
- a CDS encoding pseudouridine synthase, which produces MTGATTGERLQKVLAQAGFGSRREIEDWIRQGWVTVNGHPAVLGTRVKPGDKVRVGGRTLRVQQAREVRVLLYHKPAGRIVSRHDPEGRPSVFDHLPPLHGARWVPVGRLDYNTEGLLVFTTSGELANRLMHPRYAVEREYAVRVRGALSEEAKRRLLAGVRLEDGVARVESLEDAGGSGTNVWYRITLREGRYREVRRLIAAVGHEVSRLIRIRFGPLVLPPKLGRGRCLELTPDEVKALLEEVGLGALAQSAGRAEGLSSNRRSPATVKPSNRQRFVGRGDKGGGVRRPAGRRHNRSGCD
- the recR gene encoding recombination mediator RecR, producing the protein MNSPSSLEALVQALRCLPGVGPKSAQRMAYHLLQRDRQGAGRLAEALKQALERIRHCERCNNFSEEPVCELCRSPRRDPTLLAVVETPADLLMMEQAQCYLGLYFVLMGRLSPLDGIGPREIRLDRLLKRAQDGVVREVILATNFTVEGEATAHYIGELLRTHGLKVTRIARGLPVGGELEHVDAGTLAQAVRERRDV
- a CDS encoding YbaB/EbfC family nucleoid-associated protein yields the protein MKGGIAGLMKQAQQMQENLKRVQEELASLEVEGHSGAGMVKVVMTCRYDVKRVSIDPSLVSGEDKDMLEDLVAAAVNDAVRRVEATVQERMSAVTAGMALPPGLKLF
- the dnaX gene encoding DNA polymerase III subunit gamma/tau, with translation MTQVLARKWRPRRFEELVGQEHVVRALANALEQQRLHHAYLFTGTRGVGKTTLARLLAKALNCERGVTASPCGECTACREIDAGRFVDLIELDAASNTQVDNMRELLENALYAPVSGRCKVYIIDEVHMLSRNAFNAMLKTLEEPPEHVKFVLATTDPQKIPVTVLSRCLQFNLKRIPPPLVAERLRQVLEAEGVAFEPAALQLLARAAQGSLRDGLSLLDQAIAHGGGKVEEASVRAMLGAVEGEYLYAILKAVKEGDGARLKCIADDMEACSVSFEGALQDLASMLTQVALAQAAPEALGDDTPQREQVLALARLLDPEEVQLYYQIAVHGRSELDLAPDEYAGFTMTLLRMLAFAPQGAEPGVATRSCTAASGAPAPAGTGAAATGPGAGAAGPGSFSGVDWAKLTAQLQLTGMARQLAEHCELASINDEEISLCVPEAHRYLLDKRYEDRVAAALRQHFGRPLRVKFSCGGGTGLTPAEMANRERRERQLKAIEAIEKDPFVRELIENFDARLVDSSIKPLQ
- a CDS encoding acyloxyacyl hydrolase, with the translated sequence MKKTVAPLLGVVMAIFAAPARAVDGVAIEAGNSPSSNADVSLVRLGVQWDWKARGLETRGWRVAGYWDLQLGYWNNDSAGRTHPGLWEVGFTPVFRVRQTHPGGLAPYLEGGIGIHFLTETSVSPRRRFGSSFQFGDHLGIGVRFGPRHAFDLSYRYQHLSNAGIKSPNNGINFHLLRLGYWF